A single Ammospiza caudacuta isolate bAmmCau1 chromosome 6, bAmmCau1.pri, whole genome shotgun sequence DNA region contains:
- the LYVE1 gene encoding lymphatic vessel endothelial hyaluronic acid receptor 1 gives MANYLGVTSAVSFIWVMTFLAQNYFVTGSINSPCRIKGIGIYLDQKANFSEASHGCNQFNLELASKIQVEEALKHGFETCNYGWVKDGFAVIPRITSNQRCGQGKTGIVKWHASKDTKFHLYCFNSSDVRINSCQPDPTTPPSSTASSDVTASSASDLTENTTAVSAEAVTEAGQFLRKRFRVVCVTETLSPTEAPTTTPVPEEPFSTDSPKLTPHLAFKNDAVVFGGIPTALLVLAIIFFIISVVLAVCYIKKYKKTLPFINKKQQKETVVTTTLKETKSNDQTPEKETQNNGNKVEECKTKPEATVKCLEAEV, from the exons ATGGCAAATTATCTTGGAGTTACCTCAGCAGTGTCTTTCATCTGGGTTATGACATTCCTGGCTCAAAATTACTTTGTAACAG GTTCCATTAATTCACCTTGCAGGATCAAGGGTATAGGAATTTATCTTGATCAGAAAGCAAATTTCTCAGAAGCAAGTCATGGATGTAATCAATTCAACCTAGAGCTGGCCAGTAAAATACAAGTGGAAGAGGCTTTGAAACATGGCTTTGAAACATGCAA CTATGGATGGGTGAAAGATGGATTTGCTGTTATTCCTCGGATAACATCCAACCAGAGATGTGGTCAGGGAAAAACTGGAATAGTAAAATGGCACGCTAGCAAGGATACAAAATTTCATCTCTACTGCTTCAATTCCTCAG aTGTCCGGATTAATTCCTGTCAACCAGACCCAACTACACCTCCTTCATCAACTGCATCAAGTGATGTAACTGCATCTTCAGCCTCTGATTTGACTGAGAACACCACAGCAGTGTCTGCTGAGGCTGTGACTGAGGCAGGACAATTCCTGAGAAAGAGATTCCGTGTGGTGTGCGTGACTGAAACGCTCTCACCAACAGAGGCGCCCACCACCACACCAGTGCCAGAGGAGCCCTTCTCCACTGACTCTCCCAAGCTCACTCCCCACCTGGCCTTTAAGAATGATGCTGTTGTTTTTGGAG GTATCCCCACTGCACTTCTTGTACTGGCAATCATCTTCTTCATTATCTCAGTTGTTCTAGCAGTCTGTTATATCAAAAA gtaCAAGAAAACCTTACCATTTATAaacaagaagcagcaaaaagaaacaGTTGTAACTACCACTCTCAAAGAGACAAAATCCAATGACCAAACACCTGAGAAGGAAACACAGAATAATGGAAATAAGGTAGAAGAGTGTAAAACTAAGCCTGAGGCCACAGTAAAGTGTCTAGAAGCAGAAGTTTAA